A single window of Halobacillus naozhouensis DNA harbors:
- a CDS encoding DNA polymerase IV, which translates to MDYSIYPRNDVLCIDMRSFYASIECVKRGLDPKTALLAVVGDTNRRGSIVLAASPFLKKKHGISNVSRFFELPEDPELVIAPAHMGDYLAVSVEITKMMKNFVPKEAIHVYSVDELWVTVNGLRKLYGSPYEIAKLIQSRIREQFGIECVVGIGDNKFLAKVVMDIHAKKASDGIAECRYEDVEELLWPRDIHEIWGIGSRMTSNLNRMGIVTLGQLAQHPLKYLKKNYGIMGEQLYWHAWGIDLSPVCGDFGKTEQKSYGHGITLLRDYQKEEIFACLLDLCEEACRRARHDGKEGRTVHLGIGYSTETGGGFSRSLSVQMPTNSTMEVYHMCLRLFNRFYDGSSKIRRASVALTNLGEETDVQLSLFEDRSKEKEIGAVMDTIRDRYGSTALLRASSYTSGGIIPERSQKIGGHYA; encoded by the coding sequence ATGGACTATTCAATTTATCCTAGAAATGATGTTTTGTGCATTGATATGAGATCTTTCTATGCAAGTATCGAGTGCGTCAAGCGCGGGCTCGATCCGAAGACCGCATTGCTGGCGGTGGTGGGGGACACAAACAGACGCGGCAGTATCGTTTTGGCTGCCTCGCCCTTTCTTAAAAAGAAGCATGGGATCAGTAATGTCAGCCGCTTTTTTGAATTGCCGGAGGATCCGGAATTGGTGATTGCTCCTGCGCATATGGGTGACTATCTGGCCGTATCCGTAGAGATTACAAAGATGATGAAGAATTTTGTACCCAAGGAAGCGATTCATGTCTATTCGGTAGATGAGCTATGGGTAACGGTGAACGGATTGCGGAAACTTTATGGTTCTCCTTATGAGATTGCTAAGCTGATTCAGTCCCGGATTCGGGAACAGTTTGGAATTGAGTGTGTCGTGGGCATCGGAGATAATAAGTTCTTGGCAAAAGTCGTTATGGATATTCATGCGAAAAAGGCGAGTGACGGGATTGCCGAATGCCGCTATGAGGATGTCGAGGAGCTGTTATGGCCAAGGGATATCCATGAGATATGGGGGATTGGTTCACGGATGACGAGCAACTTGAATCGTATGGGTATTGTAACGCTCGGGCAGCTGGCTCAGCATCCGTTGAAATATCTGAAGAAGAATTATGGAATCATGGGTGAACAATTATATTGGCACGCCTGGGGAATTGACCTCAGTCCTGTGTGTGGAGATTTTGGTAAAACGGAACAAAAGTCATATGGCCACGGAATTACTTTGTTGAGGGATTATCAAAAAGAGGAGATCTTTGCCTGTCTGCTTGATTTGTGTGAAGAAGCCTGCCGGCGGGCGCGTCATGATGGCAAGGAAGGCAGGACCGTACACCTTGGCATCGGCTATTCAACCGAAACGGGTGGCGGGTTCAGTCGGTCATTGTCTGTCCAGATGCCGACAAATTCTACGATGGAGGTCTATCATATGTGTCTGCGCCTATTCAATCGGTTTTACGATGGCTCAAGCAAGATTAGGAGAGCCTCTGTAGCCCTTACCAATTTGGGAGAAGAAACCGACGTCCAGTTGAGCCTGTTTGAAGATCGGTCAAAAGAGAAAGAAATCGGGGCTGTGATGGACACCATTCGTGATCGCTATGGATCGACAGCTTTGCTGCGAGCCAGCAGCTATACGAGCGGCGGGATTATACCAGAACGCAGCCAAAAAATCGGCGGTCATTACGCGTAA
- a CDS encoding YolD-like family protein → MDDRNRDRGTIKWTSLMLPEHVELIKEVWQEDEGVPKKVVDEQQAEENEAVIQHAIHDELLVGITYYNGFNYSYRKARILHIDPHRKRLSCRSTSNEQLTIEFEQIYEVVLV, encoded by the coding sequence ATGGATGATCGAAATCGGGATAGAGGGACAATCAAATGGACGTCGTTAATGCTGCCGGAACATGTTGAGCTCATTAAAGAAGTTTGGCAGGAGGATGAAGGCGTACCGAAGAAGGTGGTTGATGAACAGCAGGCAGAGGAGAATGAAGCAGTGATTCAGCATGCGATCCATGACGAATTATTGGTCGGAATCACCTATTACAATGGATTTAATTATAGCTATAGGAAAGCGAGGATCTTACATATAGATCCTCATAGAAAGAGACTCTCCTGCAGGAGCACCAGCAATGAACAATTGACAATTGAGTTTGAGCAGATTTATGAGGTTGTGCTGGTATAA
- a CDS encoding ferritin-like domain-containing protein, which yields MYQNQYYNPYGNYRTPYDAPLIRDIKQAIDGEYSAVACYSQLIEIAPKKEEKQQIREILQDEKDHLETFKKIYTILTGRQPVPQIIEECPNAYREGITAAFKDEQETVDFYLEIADKAHDVFIKESFRRASADEQNHAVWFLYFIGSP from the coding sequence ATGTATCAAAACCAATATTACAATCCTTATGGAAATTATCGTACTCCATACGATGCTCCCCTAATTCGGGACATTAAACAGGCCATCGATGGGGAATACAGTGCAGTCGCGTGTTACAGCCAACTAATCGAGATCGCACCAAAGAAAGAAGAGAAGCAGCAGATTCGCGAAATCCTTCAAGATGAAAAGGATCATTTGGAAACCTTTAAGAAAATCTACACCATCCTGACAGGACGACAACCTGTCCCTCAAATTATCGAAGAATGCCCGAACGCATATAGGGAAGGGATAACAGCAGCCTTTAAAGATGAACAGGAAACAGTGGACTTTTATTTAGAAATAGCCGATAAAGCACACGATGTGTTTATCAAAGAATCATTCAGACGCGCATCAGCAGATGAACAAAATCATGCGGTATGGTTCCTCTATTTTATAGGCTCACCCTGA
- a CDS encoding YetF domain-containing protein: protein MKIIYLTTELLVGFILLFIIVKFVGKKIISQITPFTFIASIVLGELLGNALYDHKIGVFYIIYSLSLWGVLLFLVEYLGQKFLPFRGVSEGKPSALIKNGVVDREKLKKNHMNLNQLQSLLRQSETFSIREVAFCYLEANGSISILKKTKYQKTTQGDFGMPVASVHVPVTLIRDGKILQDELADLGVDEAWLQTQLTAQGVYDPQSILIAEWLEEDGLFVQTY from the coding sequence ATGAAAATCATCTATCTGACCACCGAGCTGTTGGTAGGGTTTATCCTGCTTTTTATCATCGTGAAGTTCGTCGGGAAGAAAATCATTAGTCAAATTACGCCTTTCACCTTTATTGCCTCTATCGTGCTCGGCGAGTTACTGGGAAACGCTCTCTATGATCACAAAATTGGCGTCTTTTATATTATCTACTCTCTGAGCCTGTGGGGGGTTTTATTATTTCTCGTAGAATATCTCGGACAAAAGTTTCTGCCCTTCCGAGGTGTTTCTGAGGGAAAACCATCTGCTTTAATAAAAAATGGAGTGGTAGACCGGGAGAAGTTAAAGAAAAATCACATGAACCTGAATCAACTGCAAAGCTTGCTCAGACAGAGTGAAACTTTTTCCATCCGAGAAGTGGCTTTTTGTTATTTAGAAGCAAACGGATCTATTAGTATATTGAAAAAAACGAAGTATCAAAAAACAACACAGGGGGATTTCGGTATGCCCGTTGCCTCTGTCCATGTCCCTGTCACTCTGATTCGGGACGGAAAGATACTACAGGATGAGCTTGCCGATTTAGGTGTTGATGAAGCCTGGTTACAAACACAGCTTACCGCCCAGGGCGTTTACGACCCCCAATCGATTCTCATAGCAGAGTGGCTGGAGGAGGATGGATTATTTGTGCAAACGTACTAA